In a single window of the Sphingosinicella microcystinivorans genome:
- a CDS encoding rod shape-determining protein, with protein sequence MLSRIFGFLAQDMAIDLGTANTLVYVRGRGIVLNEPSVVAIETINGRKVVKAVGNDAKMMMGKTPGNVEAIRPLRDGVIADIYVAEQMINHFIKKVHTRKFGNYPEIVICVPSGSTSVERRAIRDAANNAGASQVYLIEEPMAAAIGAGMPVTEPIGSMVVDIGGGTTEVAVLSLRGLAYTTSVRVGGDKMDDAIVSYVRRNHNLLIGEATAERIKKEIGTAKPPLDGVGVTLEIKGRDLMNGVPKEITINQAQIAEALSEPVSAIVEGVRQALENTAPELAADIVDQGIVLTGGGALLGQLDEVLRDATGLPVTVADDPLTCVALGTGRALEEPIFRGVLTTAL encoded by the coding sequence ATGCTCAGCCGCATTTTCGGTTTTCTTGCCCAGGACATGGCCATTGATCTCGGCACGGCCAACACGCTCGTCTACGTGCGCGGCCGGGGCATCGTGCTCAACGAGCCGTCGGTGGTCGCCATCGAGACGATCAACGGCCGCAAGGTCGTGAAGGCGGTCGGCAACGACGCCAAGATGATGATGGGCAAGACGCCCGGCAACGTGGAAGCCATCCGCCCGCTGCGCGACGGCGTGATCGCCGACATCTATGTCGCCGAGCAGATGATCAACCACTTCATCAAGAAGGTGCACACGCGCAAGTTCGGCAATTATCCCGAGATCGTGATCTGCGTGCCTTCGGGTTCGACCAGCGTCGAGCGCCGCGCCATCCGCGACGCCGCCAACAACGCGGGCGCGAGCCAGGTTTATCTGATCGAGGAGCCGATGGCGGCCGCGATCGGCGCAGGGATGCCGGTAACGGAGCCGATCGGCTCGATGGTCGTCGACATCGGCGGCGGCACCACCGAGGTCGCCGTGCTCAGCTTGCGCGGCCTCGCCTACACGACCTCCGTGCGCGTCGGCGGCGACAAGATGGACGACGCCATCGTCAGCTACGTGCGCCGCAACCACAACCTCCTGATCGGCGAGGCGACCGCCGAGCGCATCAAGAAGGAGATCGGCACGGCGAAGCCGCCGCTCGACGGCGTCGGCGTGACGCTGGAGATCAAGGGCCGCGACCTGATGAACGGCGTGCCCAAGGAAATCACCATCAACCAGGCGCAGATCGCCGAGGCGCTTTCGGAGCCGGTTTCGGCGATCGTCGAAGGCGTGCGTCAGGCGCTCGAGAACACCGCGCCCGAGCTTGCCGCCGACATCGTCGATCAGGGCATCGTGCTGACGGGCGGCGGCGCGCTGCTCGGCCAGCTCGACGAGGTGCTGCGCGATGCGACGGGACTTCCCGTCACCGTCGCCGACGATCCGCTGACCTGCGTCGCGCTCGGCACCGGCCGCGCGCTCGAAGAGCCGATCTTTCGCGGCGTCCTGACCACCGCACTCTAG
- the mreC gene encoding rod shape-determining protein MreC, translated as MAWPPRRTSGRSSRRQRNIALLGRAATIAAVAVAAMLLVLSRASPERYSALRSAAADLVAPLWAAVLVPLGEVQAAAGSVADYFKAVEKVRRLEGRERMYQIERERHEQALHENRELKKLLEVSEPERERIGVFAISGSSTGAYVRYALISGGARHGIAPGQPVLAAAGLVGRTVDVGNRATRVMLLTDVSSRVPVRVVRTGLPALLIGKNLPLLDVDLSGPSNAEVRVGDRLVTSGDGGLFPPGLPVATVVRVSGDMPQARPAAVADGLDYVIVERPYMPVMPLPEEKPQGREAHPEAVIQQQVAQ; from the coding sequence ATGGCGTGGCCACCCCGCAGAACCAGCGGGCGGAGTTCGCGCCGGCAGCGCAACATCGCGCTTCTGGGACGCGCGGCGACCATCGCCGCCGTCGCCGTCGCCGCGATGCTGCTGGTGCTGAGCCGCGCCAGCCCGGAACGCTACTCGGCCCTCAGGAGCGCCGCCGCCGATCTCGTCGCGCCGCTCTGGGCGGCCGTGCTCGTGCCGCTCGGCGAGGTTCAGGCCGCCGCCGGCTCGGTCGCCGACTATTTCAAGGCGGTCGAGAAGGTGCGCCGTCTCGAAGGCCGCGAGCGCATGTACCAGATCGAGCGCGAGCGGCACGAGCAGGCGCTGCACGAGAACCGCGAACTCAAGAAACTCCTCGAGGTCTCCGAACCGGAACGCGAGCGCATCGGCGTGTTCGCGATCTCCGGGTCCAGCACCGGCGCCTATGTCCGCTATGCGCTCATCAGCGGCGGCGCGCGGCACGGCATCGCGCCCGGCCAGCCCGTGCTCGCGGCGGCGGGCCTCGTCGGGCGCACGGTCGATGTCGGCAACCGGGCGACGCGCGTCATGCTGCTCACCGACGTCTCCAGCCGGGTGCCCGTGCGCGTCGTGCGCACCGGCCTCCCCGCGCTCCTCATCGGCAAGAACCTGCCGCTTCTCGACGTCGATCTCTCCGGCCCCTCCAATGCCGAAGTGCGCGTCGGGGACCGGCTCGTCACGTCGGGCGACGGCGGCCTGTTCCCGCCCGGCCTTCCCGTCGCGACGGTGGTGCGCGTCTCGGGGGACATGCCGCAGGCGCGCCCCGCAGCCGTGGCCGACGGCCTCGACTACGTGATCGTCGAGCGCCCCTACATGCCCGTCATGCCGCTTCCCGAAGAGAAGCCGCAGGGGCGCGAGGCGCATCCCGAGGCCGTCATCCAGCAGCAGGTAGCGCAGTGA
- the mreD gene encoding rod shape-determining protein MreD has protein sequence MITTPWHQMTARERARWIFDHWKLAIPMIVVVIAYVVMTLPVFAPLPVMPNLALLLVLLWTLYRPQQMPEWTGLPMGLAGDILLGTPIGANGLLLPLFMMLVRYADGQVRRTSWIGDWVFSIPMLFVYHLVLWKLCAIVADPIPFLPLATQTAATVAVYPLAAHIFARAQRRWAP, from the coding sequence GTGATCACGACGCCGTGGCACCAGATGACGGCGCGCGAGCGGGCGCGCTGGATCTTCGATCACTGGAAGCTGGCGATCCCGATGATCGTCGTCGTCATCGCCTATGTCGTGATGACGCTGCCGGTGTTCGCGCCGCTCCCCGTGATGCCCAACCTCGCACTGCTGCTGGTGCTGCTCTGGACGCTCTACCGGCCGCAGCAGATGCCGGAGTGGACGGGCCTGCCGATGGGGCTGGCCGGCGACATATTGCTGGGAACGCCGATCGGCGCGAACGGCCTGCTGCTGCCGCTGTTCATGATGCTCGTGCGCTATGCCGACGGGCAGGTCCGCCGCACGAGCTGGATCGGGGACTGGGTGTTCAGCATCCCCATGCTGTTCGTGTACCATCTGGTGCTGTGGAAACTGTGCGCCATCGTCGCGGACCCGATCCCCTTCCTGCCGCTTGCGACGCAAACCGCGGCCACGGTCGCCGTGTACCCGCTCGCCGCCCACATCTTCGCGCGGGCGCAGCGTAGGTGGGCGCCATGA
- the mrdA gene encoding penicillin-binding protein 2, translating to MKLTSEAAREQMFTRRTLFVGAATGGLGLVLAGRMAYLSIFEQEKYKLLAEDNRVSVRLIPPRRGWIVDRNGKPLAVNQPDYRLELIPEQIADLEQTLADLTRLLRLPPEEIARIREAAATQPKYLPIQVASGISWNDFAAINVRLPDYDGVQPVRGFTRYYPDGQAVGHLLGYVGAPTREQYLAADRDPLYLHPAFRLGKDGIEKVLDVPLRGKAGARRVEVNARGRVIRELSTVNDTPGKTVKLTIDRDLQSFAARRLGPESGSVVVIDVWTGDVLTLVSMPAFDPNAFSDGISHKEWNTLMADDHNPLINKTVQGLYPPGSTFKPVTALAALEYGISPDATVHCPGAYYLGSHRFACWRRGGHGSVGLDKSIFQSCNVYYYTRGREIGIERIASMAKRLGLGHAYEGLSLPAQREGLVPTPEWKRRRYDKEWLTGETLNTAIGQGYMLTSPLQLAVMSARIASGRSVVPRLVSGGSTPGTIDVDPEHLARVRYAMGLTVNGPQGTAGRSRLPIPIQMAGKTGTAQVRALTSATRGANYRSIPWKYRDHGHFIAFAPVEEPRYAVSVVVEHGGGGSIAAAPIAKDVMTFLFAPEIATAALEKLEEGWGREAAQREAVAAAAARAAASAPADSEPIPDA from the coding sequence ATGAAGCTCACCTCCGAAGCCGCGCGCGAGCAGATGTTCACGCGCCGCACGCTGTTCGTCGGCGCGGCGACCGGCGGCCTCGGCCTCGTGCTCGCCGGGCGCATGGCGTACCTGTCGATCTTCGAGCAGGAGAAGTACAAGCTCCTCGCCGAGGACAACCGCGTCTCGGTGCGCCTGATCCCGCCCCGGCGCGGCTGGATCGTCGACAGGAACGGCAAGCCGCTCGCCGTCAACCAGCCCGATTACCGGCTGGAGCTGATCCCCGAGCAGATCGCCGACCTCGAACAGACGCTCGCCGACCTCACGCGCCTGCTGCGGCTGCCACCCGAGGAGATCGCCCGCATCCGCGAGGCGGCAGCGACGCAGCCGAAATATCTTCCCATCCAGGTCGCATCCGGCATCAGCTGGAACGATTTCGCCGCGATCAACGTGCGCCTGCCCGACTATGACGGCGTGCAGCCGGTGCGCGGCTTCACGCGCTACTACCCGGACGGGCAGGCGGTCGGCCACCTGCTCGGCTATGTCGGCGCGCCGACGCGCGAGCAGTATCTGGCGGCGGACCGCGACCCGCTCTACCTGCACCCGGCCTTCCGGCTCGGCAAGGACGGCATCGAGAAGGTGCTCGACGTGCCCCTGCGCGGCAAGGCGGGCGCGCGCCGCGTGGAGGTGAACGCGCGCGGCCGCGTGATCCGCGAGCTTTCCACCGTCAACGACACGCCCGGCAAGACGGTGAAGCTCACCATCGACCGCGACCTCCAGTCCTTCGCGGCGCGCCGGCTCGGGCCGGAATCGGGCAGCGTCGTCGTGATCGACGTGTGGACGGGCGACGTGCTGACGCTCGTCTCCATGCCCGCGTTCGATCCCAACGCCTTTTCCGACGGCATCAGCCACAAGGAATGGAACACGCTGATGGCGGACGATCACAATCCGCTCATCAACAAGACCGTGCAGGGCCTCTATCCGCCGGGGTCGACGTTCAAGCCGGTCACGGCGCTCGCCGCGCTCGAATACGGCATCAGCCCGGATGCGACCGTGCACTGCCCCGGCGCCTACTACCTCGGCAGCCACCGCTTCGCCTGCTGGCGGCGCGGCGGGCATGGTTCGGTCGGGCTCGACAAGAGCATCTTCCAGAGCTGCAACGTCTATTATTACACGCGCGGCCGCGAGATCGGCATCGAGCGCATCGCCTCGATGGCGAAGCGCCTCGGGCTCGGCCATGCGTATGAGGGTCTGTCGCTGCCCGCGCAGCGCGAGGGCCTCGTCCCTACGCCCGAATGGAAGCGCCGCCGCTACGACAAGGAGTGGCTGACCGGCGAGACGCTGAACACCGCGATCGGCCAGGGCTACATGCTCACCTCGCCGCTCCAGCTCGCGGTGATGTCCGCGCGCATCGCTTCCGGCCGCAGCGTCGTGCCGCGCCTCGTCTCGGGCGGCAGCACGCCCGGCACCATAGACGTCGATCCCGAGCATCTCGCGCGCGTCCGCTACGCGATGGGCCTCACCGTCAACGGACCGCAGGGCACCGCGGGGCGCTCGCGCCTTCCCATCCCCATCCAGATGGCGGGCAAGACCGGCACCGCGCAGGTGCGCGCGCTGACCAGCGCGACGCGCGGCGCCAACTACCGCTCCATCCCGTGGAAATACCGCGATCACGGCCATTTCATCGCCTTCGCGCCGGTGGAGGAGCCGCGCTACGCCGTGAGCGTCGTCGTCGAGCACGGCGGCGGCGGCAGCATCGCCGCCGCGCCCATCGCCAAGGACGTCATGACCTTCCTGTTCGCGCCCGAGATCGCAACGGCGGCGCTCGAAAAGCTGGAGGAAGGCTGGGGCCGGGAGGCCGCGCAGCGCGAGGCCGTGGCCGCCGCCGCAGCGCGTGCGGCGGCATCCGCGCCCGCCGACTCCGAACCGATCCCCGATGCTTAA
- the rodA gene encoding rod shape-determining protein RodA, protein MLNSAIPERLQALPWLMLLTLLALGGFGLAVLYSAAGGHMRPWAFNQGIRFAIFFVMALAMSQVPLSWWLRAAYPAYGAVLLMLLGVEILGAVGGGSQRWLDLGIIRLQPSELMKIAIVLALARYFHYLPRVETQRWGSLIAPAILIGLPMALVMLQPDLGTALSIAFGGVVIVFLAGARMSLFVGGSAALVAAVPIAINFLHDYQRRRILIFLDPDADPLGAGYHITQSKIAIGSGGLSGKGFLSGTQSHLQYLPELHTDFIFATMAEEWGLLGMFFVLACYAILLGWGFSVALRARNPFARLTAAGLTCTLFFFVFVNLAMVMGFAPVVGIPLPLMSYGGSAMMTAMILIGILLSIDRQREETTIGEGPSSF, encoded by the coding sequence ATGCTTAACAGCGCGATCCCGGAACGGCTGCAGGCGCTGCCCTGGCTGATGCTGCTGACGCTGCTTGCGCTCGGCGGCTTCGGGCTCGCCGTGCTCTATTCCGCCGCCGGCGGCCACATGCGGCCCTGGGCGTTCAACCAGGGCATCCGTTTCGCGATTTTCTTCGTGATGGCATTGGCGATGAGCCAGGTGCCGCTGTCGTGGTGGCTGCGCGCCGCCTACCCGGCCTACGGCGCCGTGCTGCTGATGCTGCTCGGCGTCGAGATTCTCGGTGCGGTCGGCGGCGGCAGCCAGCGCTGGCTCGATCTCGGCATCATCCGGCTGCAACCGTCGGAACTGATGAAGATCGCCATCGTCCTCGCGCTCGCGCGCTACTTCCACTACCTGCCGCGCGTCGAAACGCAGCGCTGGGGCAGCCTTATCGCGCCCGCCATCCTCATCGGCCTGCCGATGGCGCTCGTCATGCTGCAACCGGACCTCGGCACGGCGCTTTCCATCGCCTTCGGGGGCGTCGTGATCGTCTTTCTGGCGGGCGCACGCATGTCTCTGTTCGTGGGCGGCAGCGCGGCGCTTGTCGCGGCGGTCCCCATCGCCATCAACTTCCTGCACGATTACCAGCGGCGCCGTATCCTCATCTTCCTCGATCCGGATGCCGATCCGCTCGGCGCGGGCTACCACATCACCCAGTCGAAGATCGCGATCGGCTCGGGCGGCCTCTCCGGCAAGGGCTTCCTGTCGGGCACGCAAAGCCACCTCCAGTACCTCCCCGAACTGCACACCGACTTCATCTTCGCGACGATGGCGGAGGAATGGGGCCTGCTCGGCATGTTTTTCGTGCTGGCCTGCTACGCGATCCTTCTCGGCTGGGGCTTCTCGGTGGCGCTGCGCGCCCGCAACCCGTTCGCGCGGCTGACCGCGGCGGGCCTCACCTGCACGCTGTTCTTCTTCGTGTTCGTCAATCTCGCGATGGTCATGGGCTTCGCGCCCGTCGTCGGCATCCCGCTGCCGCTGATGTCCTACGGCGGATCGGCGATGATGACCGCGATGATCCTCATCGGCATCCTGCTTTCGATCGACCGCCAGCGCGAGGAAACCACGATCGGCGAAGGCCCGTCGTCATTCTAG
- a CDS encoding UTRA domain-containing protein, which yields MKPGERIRADIEGRIRSGEWKPGDRIPFEHELVRAYGCSRATVSKALEMLARAGLIERRRKAGSFVAHPRVHSAVLEVPDLAKVVAERGLAYRWQRLKREVQDGNVVVTGLHHAGDEPYCIEQREISLAAVPEAEAETFAEEAPGTWLLKRVPWSEARHRISAVMPTAAEARLLGIPRTACLRIERWTWRGGDPVTSVSQLFPGDRHDLVADFAPGA from the coding sequence GTGAAGCCCGGCGAGCGCATCCGCGCCGACATCGAAGGGCGAATCCGTTCGGGCGAATGGAAGCCGGGCGACCGCATCCCTTTCGAGCACGAACTCGTCCGCGCCTACGGCTGCTCGCGCGCCACGGTGAGCAAGGCGCTGGAGATGCTCGCGCGGGCCGGCCTCATCGAGCGGCGGCGCAAGGCGGGGTCGTTCGTCGCGCACCCGCGCGTGCATTCCGCGGTTCTGGAGGTGCCGGACCTCGCGAAGGTCGTCGCCGAACGCGGCCTTGCCTATCGCTGGCAGCGGCTGAAACGCGAGGTGCAGGACGGCAATGTCGTCGTGACCGGGCTCCACCACGCGGGCGATGAGCCCTATTGCATCGAGCAGCGCGAGATTTCGCTCGCCGCCGTGCCCGAGGCCGAAGCCGAGACGTTCGCGGAAGAGGCCCCCGGCACATGGCTGCTGAAGCGCGTGCCGTGGAGCGAGGCGCGGCACCGGATCAGCGCCGTGATGCCCACCGCCGCCGAAGCGCGCCTGCTCGGCATCCCGCGCACGGCGTGCCTGCGCATCGAGCGCTGGACTTGGCGCGGCGGCGACCCCGTGACGAGCGTCTCGCAGCTCTTCCCCGGCGACCGCCACGACCTCGTCGCCGACTTCGCGCCGGGCGCGTGA
- a CDS encoding formimidoylglutamate deiminase yields the protein MQRLWFSHARLNDGWAKDVRLTLANGLIESIETGVAAEAGDARHGIAIPGLCNVHSHGFQRGMAGLSERRGRPDDDFWSWREVMYRFLGRMTPDDIAAITALAYAEMLEGGYTRVGEFHYLHNDIGGVRYADPAETAGSIVSAAAETGIGLTLLPVFYAHADFGGTTPAPGQRRFISDIDGFARLMEASRTKLREGDVIGIAPHSLRAVTPEQLAAILPLAGGGPVHIHAAEQTKEVKACLAWSGARPVEWLLDNAGVDERWCLIHATHIDDAEVMGLAASGAVAGLCPVTEANLGDGVFPAAAYLALDGRIGTGTDSNILVDAAGELRMIEYSQRLHHRRRNILGCEETASVGERLFGAALEGGAQALGVKHGLAAGMPADIVALDACHPALAARKSDMILDSWIFAGGAGCVDAVWAGGVRQVEGGRHVAREAIAARYAAALERLAA from the coding sequence ATGCAAAGGCTCTGGTTTTCGCACGCAAGGCTGAACGATGGCTGGGCGAAGGACGTACGGCTCACGCTGGCGAACGGGCTGATCGAAAGCATCGAGACGGGCGTTGCGGCAGAGGCCGGTGACGCGCGCCACGGCATCGCGATCCCGGGGCTCTGCAACGTGCACAGCCACGGCTTCCAGCGCGGCATGGCCGGGCTATCGGAGCGGCGCGGACGACCCGACGACGATTTCTGGTCGTGGCGCGAGGTGATGTACCGCTTCCTCGGCCGCATGACGCCCGACGACATCGCCGCGATCACCGCGCTCGCCTATGCCGAGATGCTGGAGGGCGGCTACACGCGCGTCGGCGAGTTCCACTACCTGCACAACGACATCGGCGGCGTCCGCTACGCCGACCCGGCGGAGACGGCGGGCAGCATCGTCTCGGCCGCGGCCGAGACGGGGATCGGCCTGACGCTGCTTCCGGTGTTCTACGCCCACGCCGATTTCGGCGGCACCACGCCTGCGCCGGGGCAGCGGCGGTTCATCAGCGACATCGACGGCTTCGCCCGGCTGATGGAAGCGAGTCGAACGAAGCTGCGCGAGGGCGACGTGATCGGCATCGCGCCGCATTCGCTGCGCGCGGTGACGCCCGAGCAGCTTGCCGCGATCCTGCCGCTGGCGGGGGGAGGGCCGGTGCACATCCATGCCGCCGAGCAGACGAAGGAGGTGAAGGCCTGCCTCGCATGGTCCGGCGCGCGGCCGGTCGAGTGGCTGCTCGACAACGCGGGCGTGGACGAGCGTTGGTGTCTGATCCACGCGACGCATATCGACGACGCGGAGGTGATGGGGCTTGCCGCGTCGGGCGCGGTTGCCGGACTGTGTCCGGTGACGGAAGCGAACCTCGGCGACGGGGTGTTCCCGGCGGCGGCGTATCTGGCGCTCGATGGCCGGATCGGCACCGGCACCGACTCCAACATCCTCGTGGACGCGGCGGGCGAGCTTCGCATGATCGAGTACAGCCAGCGGCTTCACCATCGCCGCCGCAACATCCTCGGCTGCGAGGAGACGGCGTCCGTCGGTGAGCGGCTGTTCGGCGCGGCGCTCGAAGGCGGCGCGCAGGCGCTGGGCGTGAAGCACGGTCTCGCAGCCGGAATGCCCGCCGACATCGTCGCGCTCGACGCTTGCCATCCGGCGCTCGCCGCAAGAAAAAGCGACATGATTCTCGACAGCTGGATCTTCGCGGGCGGCGCGGGCTGCGTGGACGCGGTCTGGGCCGGCGGCGTGCGGCAGGTCGAGGGCGGCCGCCATGTCGCGCGGGAAGCGATCGCGGCACGTTATGCCGCCGCGCTGGAGCGTCTCGCCGCGTGA
- the hutI gene encoding imidazolonepropionase: MARMNRLWHNARLMTLEGRGLGIVEDGAVACEGGVITYAGPRAGAPKVAETIDCEGRWISPGLVDCHTHLVYAGNRAREFELRLEGASYEEIARAGGGIVATMKATRAASEDELVAASLPRLDALIAEGVTTVEIKSGYGLSLEGERKQLRTARRLAGLRPVTVATTFLGAHALPPEFTDHDAYVAHVCDGMLPALAAEGLVDAVDAFCEGIGFATDQVARVFEAARTLGLPVKLHAEQLSDLGSAALAARHGALSADHLEYLDEAGVAAMAASGTVAVLLPGAFYFTREEKRPPVAALRAHGVPIALATDCNPGTSPLTSPLLAMNMAATLFRLTVDECIAGFTREAARALGRSDIGTLAPGKACDLAIWDIGEPAELVYGMGFNPLHARIRRGQ; encoded by the coding sequence ATGGCACGCATGAATCGCCTCTGGCACAACGCTCGTCTGATGACGCTCGAAGGGCGCGGCCTCGGCATCGTCGAGGACGGCGCCGTGGCGTGCGAAGGCGGCGTCATCACCTATGCCGGGCCGCGTGCCGGAGCGCCGAAAGTCGCCGAGACCATTGATTGCGAAGGCCGCTGGATCTCGCCCGGCCTCGTGGATTGCCACACGCACCTCGTGTACGCCGGAAACCGCGCGCGCGAGTTCGAGCTCAGGCTCGAAGGCGCATCCTATGAGGAGATCGCCCGCGCGGGCGGCGGCATCGTCGCGACGATGAAGGCCACACGCGCGGCGAGCGAGGACGAACTTGTCGCAGCGTCCCTTCCCCGCCTCGACGCGCTGATCGCCGAGGGCGTCACCACTGTGGAGATCAAGTCCGGCTACGGCCTGTCGCTGGAGGGCGAGCGCAAGCAGCTCCGCACCGCCCGCCGTCTCGCCGGCCTGCGTCCCGTCACCGTCGCCACCACTTTCCTCGGCGCGCACGCGCTGCCGCCCGAATTCACCGACCACGACGCCTATGTGGCGCACGTCTGCGACGGGATGCTGCCCGCGCTCGCCGCCGAAGGTCTCGTCGATGCCGTCGACGCCTTCTGCGAGGGTATCGGCTTCGCGACCGATCAGGTCGCACGCGTGTTCGAAGCCGCCCGCACGCTCGGCCTTCCCGTGAAGCTCCACGCCGAGCAGCTTTCCGACCTCGGCAGCGCGGCCCTTGCGGCGCGCCACGGCGCACTGTCCGCCGACCACCTCGAATATCTGGACGAGGCAGGCGTCGCCGCGATGGCCGCCTCCGGCACCGTCGCCGTACTGCTCCCCGGCGCCTTCTATTTCACGCGCGAGGAGAAGCGCCCGCCCGTCGCCGCGCTCCGCGCGCACGGCGTGCCCATCGCCCTCGCCACGGACTGCAACCCCGGCACCTCGCCGCTCACCTCGCCGCTGCTCGCGATGAACATGGCGGCGACGCTGTTCCGCCTGACGGTGGACGAGTGCATCGCCGGTTTCACCCGCGAGGCCGCCCGCGCGCTCGGCCGCAGCGACATCGGCACGCTCGCGCCCGGCAAGGCCTGCGACCTCGCGATCTGGGACATCGGAGAGCCCGCCGAACTCGTTTACGGCATGGGCTTCAATCCGCTCCATGCGCGCATCCGGAGAGGACAGTGA
- the hutH gene encoding histidine ammonia-lyase — translation MTITLTPGAIGFSELRAIYRGEDAVLDPAAFTAIEASAAAVARIVAHGDPVYGINTGFGKLASVRIDEADLATLQRNIVLSHAAGVGEPMPRAVVRLMMALKLASFGHGASGVSTATVRLIEAMLAKDLMPTVPSQGSVGASGDLAPLAHMAATMIGVGEIDGAPAAEALAKVNLAPLTLGAKEGLALLNGTQFSTAYALAGLFEAESLFRTALITGALSTEAAKGSDTPFDPRIHALRRHRGQIDVADALRTLMHGSAIRASHLEGDARVQDPYCLRCQPQVMGAALGILRQAAETLVDEANGVSDNPLIFADTDEALSGGNFHAEPVAFAADMIALALCEIGSIAERRIAMLVDPALSGLPAFLTPRPGLNSGFMIPQVTAAALVSENKQRAYPASVDSIPTSANQEDHVSMAAHGARRLLPMAANLASVLAIEYLAAAQGCDFHAPLASSPALEQARAALRAEVPTLDHDRHFHPDIVAATRLVNAGTLAALAELAL, via the coding sequence GTGACGATCACGCTCACCCCCGGCGCCATCGGCTTTTCAGAGCTGCGCGCCATTTATCGCGGCGAGGATGCCGTGCTCGATCCAGCCGCCTTCACGGCGATCGAGGCGAGCGCCGCCGCCGTCGCGCGCATCGTCGCGCACGGCGATCCTGTGTACGGCATCAACACCGGCTTCGGGAAACTCGCCTCGGTGCGCATCGACGAGGCCGATCTCGCCACGCTCCAGCGCAACATCGTGCTCAGCCACGCCGCCGGTGTCGGCGAGCCGATGCCGCGGGCCGTCGTGCGGCTGATGATGGCGCTGAAGCTCGCGAGCTTCGGCCACGGCGCATCGGGCGTCTCCACGGCGACCGTGCGCCTCATCGAAGCCATGCTGGCGAAGGACCTGATGCCGACGGTCCCCTCGCAGGGCTCCGTCGGCGCCAGCGGCGACCTCGCACCGCTCGCGCACATGGCCGCGACGATGATCGGTGTCGGCGAGATCGACGGCGCGCCTGCTGCCGAAGCGCTGGCAAAGGTGAATCTCGCTCCACTCACCCTCGGTGCGAAAGAGGGCCTTGCGCTGCTCAACGGTACGCAATTTTCCACGGCGTATGCGCTCGCGGGCCTGTTCGAGGCGGAAAGCCTGTTCCGCACGGCGCTCATCACCGGCGCGCTCTCCACGGAAGCCGCGAAAGGTTCCGACACACCGTTCGATCCGCGCATCCACGCACTCCGCCGACACCGCGGCCAGATCGACGTCGCCGACGCGCTACGCACGCTGATGCACGGCTCCGCAATCCGCGCCTCGCATCTCGAAGGCGACGCGCGCGTGCAGGACCCCTATTGCCTGCGCTGTCAGCCGCAGGTGATGGGCGCGGCGCTCGGCATCCTGCGGCAGGCCGCCGAAACGCTGGTCGACGAGGCGAACGGCGTTTCCGACAACCCCCTCATCTTCGCCGACACCGACGAGGCGCTGTCGGGCGGCAATTTCCATGCCGAGCCCGTCGCCTTCGCAGCGGACATGATCGCGCTCGCGCTTTGCGAGATCGGCTCCATCGCCGAGCGCCGCATCGCCATGCTCGTCGATCCCGCGCTTTCGGGCCTTCCCGCCTTCCTCACGCCGCGACCCGGTCTCAACTCCGGTTTCATGATCCCGCAAGTGACGGCGGCGGCGCTCGTTTCCGAAAACAAGCAGCGCGCCTATCCCGCGAGCGTCGATTCGATCCCCACTTCGGCCAATCAGGAGGATCACGTCTCGATGGCCGCCCACGGCGCGCGCCGCCTGCTGCCGATGGCCGCCAACCTCGCCTCCGTGCTCGCCATCGAATATCTCGCCGCCGCGCAAGGCTGCGACTTCCACGCGCCGCTGGCGTCGAGCCCCGCGCTCGAACAGGCCCGCGCCGCCCTCCGCGCGGAAGTGCCGACACTGGACCACGACCGCCATTTCCACCCCGATATCGTCGCGGCGACCCGCCTCGTGAACGCCGGCACGCTCGCCGCCCTCGCAGAGCTTGCCCTGTGA